The following are encoded together in the Patagioenas fasciata isolate bPatFas1 chromosome 7, bPatFas1.hap1, whole genome shotgun sequence genome:
- the SP3 gene encoding transcription factor Sp3 isoform X3, which yields MFAKKKNETGDLASVQLTGTPNRWEVLSAAPATIKDEAGNIVQIPGAATVTSSGQYVLPIQSLQNQQIFSVAPGSDSSNGTVSNVQYQVIPQIQTADGQQVQLGFAASSDNSSINQETGQIQIIPGSNQTIIASGTPSANIQNILSQSGQVQVQGVAIGGSSFPGQAQVVANVPLGLPGNITFVPINSVDLDSLGLGSGSQTMTAGINADGHLINTGQAMDSSDTPERTGEQVSPEITETATDNDLFVPTSSSSQLPVTIDSSSILEQNANNLTTTSGQVHSSDLQGNYIQTSVSDDTQAQNIQVSTAQPIVQHIQLQESQQPTSQAQIVQGIAQQTIHGVQASQSISQQALQNLQLQLNPGTFLIQAQTVTPSGQITWQTFQVQGVQNLQNLQIQNAPGQQITLTPVQTLTLGQVAAGGALTSTPVSLSTAQLPNLQTVTVNSIDSAGIQLHQGENAGSPADIRIKEEEPDPEEWQLSGDSTLNTNDLTHLRVQVVDEEGDQPHQEGKRLRRVACTCPNCKEGGGRGSNLGKKKQHICHIPGCGKVYGKTSHLRAHLRWHSGERPFVCTWMFCGKRFTRSDELQRHRRTHTGEKKFVCPECSKRFMRSDHLAKHIKTHQNKKGIHSSSTVLASVEATPDDTLITAGGTTLILANIQQGSVSGIGTVNTSGTSNQDILTNTEIPLQLVTVSGNETME from the exons ATGTTTGCGAAGAAGAAGAATGAG acAGGAGATTTGGCTTCTGTGCAATTAACAGGAACTCCAAATAGATGGGAGGTCTTGTCTGCAGCTCCTGCCACTATAAAGGATGAAGCTGGTAATATAGTACAGATTCCAGGTGCTGCCACAGTAACTTCAAGTGGGCAGTATGTCCTTCCTATTCAGAGTTTGCAAAATCAACAAATCTTTTCTGTTGCACCAGGATCAGATTCGTCGAATGGTACAGTGTCTAACGTACAATACCAAGTAATACCCCAGATCCAGACAGCGGATGGTCAGCAAGTTCAACTTGGCTTTGCAGCCTCTTCTGATAATAGCAGTATAAATCAAGAAACGGGTCAAATTCAGATCATTCCTGGCTCTAATCAAACCATCATTGCCTCTGGAACACCTTCAGCTaatattcagaatattttatCACAGTCTGGTCAAGTCCAGGTTCAGGGAGTTGCCATTGGTGGTTCGTCTTTTCCTGGCCAAGCACAGGTGGTTGCTAACGTCCCCCTTGGACTGCCAGGAAATATTACTTTTGTACCCATCAATAGTGTTGATCTAGATTCTCTGGGACTTGGCAGTGGTTCTCAAACCATGACAGCGGGCATTAATGCAGATGGGCACTTGATAAATACTGGACAGGCCATGGATAGTTCAGATACTCCTGAAAGGACTGGTGAGCAAGTTTCTCCTGAAATTACAGAAACCGCCACTGATAATGACTTATTTGTGCCAACGTCATCTTCATCGCAATTGCCCGTTACCATAGACAGTTCAAGTATATTGGAACAAAATGCAAACAACTTGACCACAACTAGTGGGCAGGTTCACAGTTCTGATCTTCAGGGAAATTACATCCAGACATCAGTCTCTGATGACACGCAGGCTCAGAATATTCAGGTGTCTACAGCACAGCCAATTGTACAGCACATACAGCTTCAAGAGTCTCAGCAGCCAACCAGTCAAGCTCAGATTGTACAAGGTATTGCGCAGCAGACAATCCATGGTGTGCAAGCAAGTCAAAGTATATCTCAACAGGCCCTTCAAAATCttcaactgcagctgaatccTGGAACTTTCTTAATTCAGGCACAAACAGTGACCCCTTCTGGGCAGATAACCTGGCAGACATTTCAAGTGCAAGGAGTTCAGAACTTGCAGAACTTGCAAATTCAGAATGCACCTGGTCAACAAATAACTCTAACCCCTGTGCAGACTCTCACTCTTGGTCAAGTTGCAGCAGGTGGGGCATTGACATCAACTCCAGTTAGTCTAAGCACTGCTCAATTGCCAAATCTACAGACAGTTACAGTAAACTCTATAGATTCTGCTGGTATTCAGCTGCATCAAGGAGAAAATGCTGGCAGTCCTGCAG ATATTAGGATTAAAGAAGAGGAGCCTGATCCGGAAGAGTGGCAGCTCAGTGGTGATTCTACACTGAATACCAATGATCTAACACATTTGAGAGTACAGGTGGTGGATGAGGAAGGGGACCAACCACATCAAGAGGGAAAAAGGCTGCGACGAGTAGCTTGCACATGTCCCAACTGCAAAGAAGGTGGTGGAAG aGGCTCCAATTTGGGAAAAAAGAAGCAACACATTTGTCACATACCTGGGTGTGGCAAAGTATACGGGAAAACCTCACATTTGCGAGCTCATCTCCGCTGGCATTCTGGAGAGCGTCCATTTGTTTGTACTTGGATGTTCTGTGGCAAAAGGTTCACACGCAGCGATGAGCTTCAGCGGCACCGAAGAACGCACACAG GTGAGAAGAAATTTGTCTGTCCGGAATGTTCAAAACGCTTTATGAGAAGCGACCACCTTGCCAAACACATTAAAACACATCAGAATAAAAAAGGTATTCACTCTAGCAGTACAGTGCTGGCATCAGTGGAAGCAACACCTGATGATACTCTGATTACTGCAGGAGGAACAACACTTATCCTTGCAAATATTCAACAAGGTTCTGTTTCAGGAATAGGAACTGTTAATACATCTGGCACCAGCAATCAGGATATTCTTACCAACACTGAAATACCTTTACAGCTTGTCACAGTTTCAGGAAACGAGACAATGGAGTAA